A region of the Candidatus Zixiibacteriota bacterium genome:
CATCTCTGGCAGAGGATGAGAAAAAACATTATCAGATTTTAAAGGGACAGTATGAGAAAGTGAGAAAAACCGGAGGGATAGAGTTCAAGGATAAAAAAGTTGAATTCTTCAAATCGGAAAGCCCCAGCCCGATCTTCTCTGAGGATTTCAAGAAAAGGATCAAAGATATGCACTTCGAGATGTCAGCCTTATCCATCGGAGCGCTTTTAGAGAAAAATTCAATCGAATTTTACCGGAAATCTGCTGAAGAAAGCGGAGATGAGGAGGTTAAAAACCTTTTCTCCTATTTAGTGCAATGGGAACAGGAGCATCTCAAAGCGCTGATTACCCAGCAGCAATATCTCAAAGAGGCTTACTGGCAGGACGCCAGATTTTTCCCGGATATCTAAAGGAGGTGAACGATGAAAACCTTTACCGCCTATGTAGAATGGGATCCTGAGACTAAACTTTACGTAGGAATTGTTCCCGGCATCCCCGGGGCCCATACCCAGGGTGCGACTCTGGACGAACTCCAGAAAAATCTCAAAGAAGTTTTGGAACTATGTCTTGAAGAGTACAAAGGCCCAGTAGAAGACTTACCGCATTTTATAGGCCTTCAGCAGATTGAGGTGGTTATATGAGCCGCCTACCGATTACGGACTTCAAAATAATGGAAAAACTGCTACTCAGCTTAGGCTTCAAACCAGTGCGGCAAAAGGGAAGTCATGTGTTCTTTCGTCACCCTGATGGAAGAACTACCACGGTTCCTAATCATCCAGGAAGGGACCTTGCCCGACCACTGATTCGTGAAATCCTTCGGG
Encoded here:
- a CDS encoding ferritin family protein; translated protein: MEKLLDILSNAMQVEIDGYHFYKLASEKTADQKGKEVFSSLAEDEKKHYQILKGQYEKVRKTGGIEFKDKKVEFFKSESPSPIFSEDFKKRIKDMHFEMSALSIGALLEKNSIEFYRKSAEESGDEEVKNLFSYLVQWEQEHLKALITQQQYLKEAYWQDARFFPDI
- a CDS encoding type II toxin-antitoxin system HicA family toxin, whose translation is MSRLPITDFKIMEKLLLSLGFKPVRQKGSHVFFRHPDGRTTTVPNHPGRDLARPLIREILREIEMTAEQFSKQLEKM
- a CDS encoding type II toxin-antitoxin system HicB family antitoxin, with protein sequence MKTFTAYVEWDPETKLYVGIVPGIPGAHTQGATLDELQKNLKEVLELCLEEYKGPVEDLPHFIGLQQIEVVI